GGACGCGGGTGCGCGCGGCGGCCACCGCCTTCAGGGCAGGGGTGGCGCAGGTTGCGGCAGTCACAGGGTGACCACCTTTCGGCGCAGCAACACGATCAGCGCGGGCACCCCGACCAGTGCGGTGAGGATGCCGGCCGGAAGCTCGCCTGGGCGGGCCACGACGCGTCCGATGACGTCGGCGAGGGTCAGCATCGCGGCGCCGCCCAGGGCGCACAGCGGCAGCAAGCGGGTGTGGTCGGGCCCAGCGAAGCCGCGCACGACGTGGGGCACGACGAGCCCGACGAAGGCGATCGGGCCGGCGATCGAGGTGGCCGTGCAGGCGAGCAGCACGGCTCCGGCGGCGACGGTGATGCGCACCAGCGCGACCCGCCGGCCGAGGGCACGGGCGAGGTCGTCGCCGAGTGCGAGCGCGTTGAGAGTGCGCGCCGAGGCGACCACGATCAGTGCGCCGACGGCGAGGAAGGGGAGGGTGAGGAGCAGGTTCGCCGACTCGCGTCCGCCGACGGAGCCCACCTGCCAGAAACGGTAGACCTCAAGCGCCCCCTGGTCGCGCATGAGCAGCGCGGCGGTGATGCTCGAGCAGCCGGCGGTGACCGCGGCGCCGGTCAGTGCCAGCGTGATCGGGCCAGCGCCACCGTAGGCCGCGGAGGCGATCGCATAGACGGCGAACGCCGCGAGAGCGCCGCCGAGCAGGGCAAGGAGCACGAACGACAGTTGGTTGCCGGCGAAGCCGGCGGTCAGGCCGATGACGACGGCCAGTGAAGCGCCGGCGTTGACACCGAGCAGTCCCGGGTCGGCCAGCGGGTTGCGGGTGAGCCCCTGCAGCGCGGCACCCGACACGGCGACCGACGCCCCGACGACGACGGCGACGAGGGTGCGGGTGGCGCGTGCATCGACGACGGCGGCCGCGTCACCGGTGCCGGTGAAGAACGCGTGCAAAGCGTCGAGCATGCCGAGGCTGCTGCTGGAGCCGATGGCGAGGGAGAGCGCGCAGGCGACGCCCAAGGTCGCCGTCGCGATCGCGAAGCCGACGCCGGCGCGCCGGCGCGACCCGCGTCCGGTTGTGGGTCGGCCGGACGCGGGTCGGGTGGAGACGAGAGTGCTCACAGCGCCTTGGCGGCGGCCGCAGCAAGCTGCGGCAGGAACTTCTCGAGTGCGGTCGGGATGCTCAGCGGGGTGGGGCTGGACATCGGCATGGCCGCGACGTTGTCGGAGCTGGCGACGTACGAACCACGTTGCAGCGCAGGGATTTTCGACAGCAGCGCGTTGCCGGTGATCTGCTTGGTCTGCGCTGCGTTGTCGACGTAGAAGACCAGCACGTCGGCGTCGGCGGTCGAGGCGTTCTCGGCGGAGACATCGACGCTGAACAGGTTGGGCTTGCCGGCCGACAGCTTGGTGACGAAGCTCGGCGTCGTCATACCGAACGCCTCGAGCATGCGCGGACGGTTGTCGATGCTGGTGTAGAAGCTCACCTTCGACAGGTCGGTCGGTGTGAACCAGGCCCACGCCGCCGACTTGCCCTTGATTGCGGGGTACTTCGCGACGGCGGTCTTGATCGAGTTCTCGGTGTCGGTCTTCAGCTTCGCGGCCTCGGTGGACTTGCCGAACGCCTTGCCGACGAGGTCGAGCGACTGCTGCCACGAGGTGCCCCAGGGCTGGTCGGGGTAGGCGACGACAGGCGCGATCTTCGACAGCTTCGCGTAGTCGTCTTTGGTGATGCCGGAGTTGGTCGCGAGGATCAGGTCAGGCTTGAGCGCGGCGACCTTGTCGAACGGGGTGCCGTCGGCGTCGCTGTAGCGGGTGGGCTGCTTTCCGCCGATCTTCGCCAGCGCGGCGTCGTACCAATCGGTCGACTTGCCGGCGTTGCCACCCCAGGTGACTTCCGGCGCGCCGACCGGCGCGACGCCGAGCGAGACCGCGACGTCCTGGTCGCTCCAGCCGAGGGTCACCACTCGCTGCGGCGCCTTGGTGATGGTGGCGGAACCGAGCGCGGTCTTCACAGTCACCGGGAAGTCGCCGCTGTCGGTGGTCGTTGTGGCGCCGGCCGCCTGGGTGCCCGCGGTTTGGCTGTCGGCGCCACCGGTCGGCCCGGTCGAGCAGGCTGCGAGCAAGCCCGTTGCCAGCAGCGCGATGGGAAGTGCGATCTTCTGCATGCGAGGAATTTCCTTGTCGGATAAGAGATTTCGGGCGGGTTGTGGTTCAGACGCGGGCTTGGCCGAGCTGCCAGAAGGAGGAGAACATGACCTTCCTGCGGTGCACACCGCGCTCGCCGACGAGGTGTTTGCGGGTGCCGGTCGCGAGGGCGCGCTCCCCGCAGATCCACGCATAGCCGAGGGCGGGCCACTGCAGACCGGGCAGCACCTCCAGC
This is a stretch of genomic DNA from Yimella lutea. It encodes these proteins:
- a CDS encoding FecCD family ABC transporter permease gives rise to the protein MSTLVSTRPASGRPTTGRGSRRRAGVGFAIATATLGVACALSLAIGSSSSLGMLDALHAFFTGTGDAAAVVDARATRTLVAVVVGASVAVSGAALQGLTRNPLADPGLLGVNAGASLAVVIGLTAGFAGNQLSFVLLALLGGALAAFAVYAIASAAYGGAGPITLALTGAAVTAGCSSITAALLMRDQGALEVYRFWQVGSVGGRESANLLLTLPFLAVGALIVVASARTLNALALGDDLARALGRRVALVRITVAAGAVLLACTATSIAGPIAFVGLVVPHVVRGFAGPDHTRLLPLCALGGAAMLTLADVIGRVVARPGELPAGILTALVGVPALIVLLRRKVVTL
- a CDS encoding iron-siderophore ABC transporter substrate-binding protein, which produces MQKIALPIALLATGLLAACSTGPTGGADSQTAGTQAAGATTTTDSGDFPVTVKTALGSATITKAPQRVVTLGWSDQDVAVSLGVAPVGAPEVTWGGNAGKSTDWYDAALAKIGGKQPTRYSDADGTPFDKVAALKPDLILATNSGITKDDYAKLSKIAPVVAYPDQPWGTSWQQSLDLVGKAFGKSTEAAKLKTDTENSIKTAVAKYPAIKGKSAAWAWFTPTDLSKVSFYTSIDNRPRMLEAFGMTTPSFVTKLSAGKPNLFSVDVSAENASTADADVLVFYVDNAAQTKQITGNALLSKIPALQRGSYVASSDNVAAMPMSSPTPLSIPTALEKFLPQLAAAAAKAL